One Microbacterium sp. W4I20 DNA window includes the following coding sequences:
- a CDS encoding histidinol-phosphate transaminase, translating into MTSSLDDLPLRDDLRGLTPYGAPQAPLPIALNVNENTHPVPDAVASDILDDIAVALRDVNRYPDREFTTLREGFAEYLGHGLSADQIWAGNGSNEVLQHILQAFGGPGRTAFSFAPTYSMYPLIAQGTGARWVAGTRQPDYTITPEEAAAQVRAVDPDVILLCSPNNPTGTPLGLDVVEAVYDAARGIVVVDEAYQEFAPREAASALTLLDGRPRLAVSRTMSKAFAFAGARVGYLAADPAFIDALRLVRLPYHLSALTQAAAVAALRNSDVMLGMVEEIVEQRDRLSATLEALGYAPHESWSNFVLFGGVSDPRDTWQRLYDQGVLIRDVGIPGHLRVTAGTEAETTAFLDALASIGSAS; encoded by the coding sequence GTGACCTCTTCACTCGACGACCTTCCGCTCCGCGACGATCTGCGCGGTCTCACTCCGTATGGCGCGCCGCAGGCGCCGCTGCCGATCGCGCTCAACGTGAATGAGAACACGCATCCGGTGCCGGATGCCGTGGCGAGCGACATCCTCGATGACATCGCCGTCGCTCTCCGCGACGTGAATCGCTACCCCGACCGCGAGTTCACCACCCTGCGCGAGGGGTTCGCCGAGTATCTCGGCCACGGCCTTTCAGCGGACCAGATCTGGGCCGGGAACGGTTCCAACGAGGTGCTCCAGCACATCCTGCAGGCGTTCGGCGGACCAGGACGCACGGCGTTCAGCTTCGCGCCGACCTATTCGATGTACCCGCTGATCGCCCAGGGGACCGGAGCTCGCTGGGTCGCCGGCACCCGGCAGCCCGACTACACGATCACCCCGGAGGAGGCGGCTGCCCAGGTGCGTGCCGTCGACCCCGATGTGATCCTGCTGTGCTCGCCGAACAACCCGACCGGTACACCGCTCGGGCTCGACGTCGTCGAGGCGGTGTACGACGCGGCGCGCGGCATCGTCGTCGTGGACGAGGCGTATCAGGAGTTCGCACCGCGAGAGGCGGCATCCGCACTGACCCTCCTCGACGGACGCCCCCGCCTGGCGGTCTCGCGCACCATGAGCAAGGCCTTCGCCTTCGCGGGAGCGCGTGTCGGGTATCTGGCGGCAGATCCTGCCTTCATCGACGCGCTCCGCCTCGTCCGCCTGCCCTACCACCTGAGCGCACTCACGCAGGCGGCCGCCGTCGCGGCCCTGCGCAATTCCGACGTGATGCTCGGCATGGTGGAGGAGATCGTCGAGCAGCGCGATCGACTCTCCGCGACACTCGAGGCCCTCGGGTACGCGCCGCACGAGTCCTGGTCGAATTTCGTGCTCTTCGGCGGGGTGTCCGACCCTCGCGACACCTGGCAGCGCCTCTACGATCAGGGCGTGCTGATCCGCGACGTCGGCATCCCCGGCCACCTCCGCGTCACTGCCGGCACCGAGGCGGAGACCACCGCATTCCTCGACGCCCTCGCCTCGATAGGATCGGCTTCATGA
- a CDS encoding prolyl oligopeptidase family serine peptidase, which translates to MSMPFGSWPSPFSAASVAASAPRIDGSRFVGSEIWWGESVPAEGGRVTVRSSAGTEVLAAPWSARSRVHEYGGGAWTADADGTLFFVDGGDQRVYRLKRGGVPVPLTPPGPAHGGLRVQQGRLLAVREDLQAEPHRRAIVEIPVDGSASDDAAAIRVFVQGSAFFAHPALSPDATRIAWVEWSGVRMPWESALLSIASVDGQTFAPVATTAALQPEWVSGAEIVFADDPSGRWQLQRLSLDGLTPRGAPEALTATDADTGYGLWVLGNRWYQPVADGRIVAVRTNGRDEVVVIATDGSTRRLEVPCDGHVSVDDVSGSRVLLSGNSATTTPGVWCVDLDSGEVVTVTGGTPTDADWMPPAAPIVVDGTHGAVHAFAYAPAHPEATAPAGELPPYVVFVHGGPTAHVTGAASSAIAFYTSRGIGVLDVNYGGSTGYGRDYRQRLHGQWGVVDVDDVIAAARGLADAGLADPARIAIRGGSAGGWTVLSALVRGGTFAAGISRYGVADLRMLAQHSHDFEAHYITGLVGPLPASEALYIERSPLTHADRIDVPVLLMQGGEDRVVPPAQSEAIRDALEKRGVDHEYVLYPGEGHGFRSAETIVDALERELTFLGRVFGFEPRL; encoded by the coding sequence ATGTCGATGCCGTTCGGTTCCTGGCCCTCTCCGTTCTCCGCCGCGTCGGTGGCGGCATCCGCTCCTCGGATCGACGGCTCGCGGTTCGTCGGCTCCGAGATCTGGTGGGGCGAATCGGTTCCCGCCGAGGGCGGCCGGGTGACGGTGCGCAGTTCCGCGGGCACCGAGGTCCTCGCTGCGCCGTGGAGCGCGCGATCCCGCGTCCATGAGTACGGCGGCGGCGCGTGGACGGCGGATGCCGACGGAACCCTCTTCTTCGTCGACGGCGGGGATCAGCGGGTGTACCGCCTGAAACGCGGCGGAGTCCCCGTGCCGCTCACTCCCCCAGGCCCCGCGCACGGCGGACTCCGGGTGCAACAGGGGCGTCTGCTCGCTGTGCGCGAGGATCTCCAGGCCGAGCCGCACCGCCGCGCGATCGTCGAGATCCCTGTCGACGGTTCGGCCTCCGACGATGCTGCGGCCATCCGGGTGTTCGTGCAGGGCAGTGCCTTCTTCGCGCACCCCGCGCTCTCCCCGGACGCGACTCGCATCGCGTGGGTCGAATGGAGCGGCGTGCGGATGCCGTGGGAGAGCGCACTCCTGTCGATCGCGTCGGTCGACGGCCAGACGTTCGCCCCGGTCGCCACGACAGCGGCCCTGCAGCCGGAGTGGGTGAGCGGCGCCGAGATCGTGTTCGCCGACGACCCGTCCGGCCGCTGGCAGCTGCAGCGGCTGTCGCTCGACGGCCTGACACCCCGAGGCGCGCCGGAGGCGCTCACCGCCACCGACGCGGACACCGGCTACGGCCTGTGGGTGCTCGGCAACCGCTGGTACCAGCCGGTCGCCGACGGGAGGATCGTCGCCGTCCGCACGAACGGGCGCGACGAGGTCGTCGTGATCGCGACCGACGGCAGCACCCGTCGACTCGAGGTGCCCTGCGACGGCCACGTCAGCGTCGACGACGTCTCGGGCTCACGCGTGCTGCTCTCGGGCAACAGTGCGACCACGACACCGGGCGTATGGTGCGTGGACCTCGACTCGGGCGAGGTCGTCACCGTCACCGGAGGCACCCCGACGGATGCCGACTGGATGCCGCCCGCCGCGCCGATCGTGGTCGACGGAACGCATGGCGCTGTGCACGCCTTCGCCTACGCGCCGGCCCACCCGGAGGCCACCGCACCCGCCGGAGAACTTCCGCCCTACGTCGTGTTCGTGCACGGCGGCCCCACGGCCCACGTCACGGGCGCCGCCTCTTCGGCGATCGCGTTCTACACGAGCCGCGGCATCGGCGTGCTCGACGTCAACTACGGCGGCTCGACCGGCTACGGGCGCGACTATCGGCAGCGGCTGCACGGGCAGTGGGGCGTGGTCGATGTCGACGACGTCATCGCCGCCGCGCGCGGCCTCGCCGATGCCGGGCTCGCGGACCCCGCGCGCATCGCCATCCGCGGAGGGTCAGCGGGCGGCTGGACCGTCCTGTCGGCACTCGTGCGAGGCGGGACCTTCGCCGCCGGCATCAGCCGCTACGGCGTCGCGGATCTGCGGATGCTGGCGCAGCACTCGCACGACTTCGAGGCGCACTACATCACGGGCCTCGTCGGTCCGCTCCCGGCATCCGAGGCGCTCTACATCGAGCGGTCGCCACTCACTCACGCCGACCGCATCGACGTGCCCGTCCTCCTGATGCAGGGAGGCGAAGACCGGGTCGTGCCGCCCGCACAGTCCGAGGCCATCCGCGACGCCCTGGAGAAGCGCGGCGTCGACCACGAGTACGTCCTCTACCCCGGCGAGGGGCACGGCTTCCGCAGCGCCGAGACGATCGTCGATGCGCTGGAGCGCGAGCTGACGTTCCTCGGCCGCGTGTTCGGCTTCGAACCCCGGCTGTGA
- the hisH gene encoding imidazole glycerol phosphate synthase subunit HisH, producing MSRAPKVAVFDYESGNVHSAVKALVAAGADAVLTRDRKEAQEADGLLVPGVGAFQAVRDALHAHGGDEIIDRRLAGGRPVLGICVGMQVLFSHGVERGHDTEGLGEWPGAVTELNAPVLPHMGWNTVESGADSVLFRGIEEERFYFVHSYAAQKWELDVIPPFPQPVLTWTTYGEPFLAAVENGPLSATQFHPEKSGEAGIQLLRNWVGSLR from the coding sequence GTGAGCCGAGCGCCCAAGGTCGCCGTCTTCGACTACGAGTCCGGAAACGTCCACTCCGCCGTCAAGGCGCTCGTCGCCGCCGGCGCGGATGCTGTGCTCACGCGCGACCGCAAGGAAGCCCAGGAGGCCGACGGGCTGCTGGTACCCGGAGTGGGAGCGTTCCAAGCGGTGCGCGACGCGCTGCACGCGCACGGTGGCGACGAGATCATCGATCGCCGGCTCGCCGGCGGTCGCCCCGTACTCGGCATCTGCGTCGGGATGCAGGTGCTGTTCTCCCACGGAGTGGAGCGCGGCCACGACACCGAGGGTCTTGGGGAGTGGCCGGGTGCGGTGACCGAGCTCAACGCCCCGGTGCTGCCCCACATGGGATGGAACACCGTCGAGTCCGGGGCGGACAGCGTTCTGTTCCGCGGGATCGAGGAGGAGCGGTTCTACTTCGTGCACTCCTACGCCGCGCAGAAGTGGGAACTCGACGTCATCCCGCCGTTCCCGCAGCCGGTGCTCACATGGACGACCTACGGCGAGCCGTTCCTGGCCGCTGTCGAGAACGGTCCGCTCTCGGCAACGCAGTTCCACCCGGAGAAGTCGGGGGAGGCCGGCATCCAGCTGCTGCGCAACTGGGTCGGCAGCCTGCGCTGA
- the ftsE gene encoding cell division ATP-binding protein FtsE has translation MIRFENVTKRYRGTSKPALSGVDFEVQRGEFVFLVGASGSGKSSCLRLILREDVPTTGRVAVLGRDLRSLANRKVPYFRRHIGSVFQDFRLLPSKTVYQNVAFTLQVTGSSRGFIQQAVPEALALVGLDGKQKRMPHELSGGEQQRVAIARALVNRPQVLLADEPTGNLDPATSVDIMQLLARINAGGTTVLMATHEAGFVDAMQRRVIELSDGEMVRDEVHGGYGDTSNIPRLVPEEVRGAAAAAALTAVQEVQRQTADLSVVRAALAEELSAQRKAAASAAASAPVSVRQPEKQESAPEPSTVRPAATDEPQKSAEAPRPVPAPEAPREPAEDVPASVGPRTHPIVLPQVDVAELGVADRLGLSDDDAEEVGPTS, from the coding sequence ATGATTCGGTTCGAGAACGTCACGAAACGCTACCGCGGGACGTCGAAGCCCGCCCTGTCCGGAGTCGACTTCGAAGTGCAGCGCGGGGAGTTCGTCTTCCTCGTCGGTGCCTCCGGGTCCGGCAAGTCGTCCTGCCTGCGCCTGATCCTGCGCGAGGACGTGCCCACGACGGGCCGCGTCGCCGTGCTCGGACGAGACCTGCGGTCGCTCGCCAACCGGAAGGTGCCGTACTTCCGCCGCCACATCGGCTCGGTGTTCCAGGACTTCCGGTTGCTGCCGTCGAAGACCGTCTACCAGAACGTGGCCTTCACGCTGCAGGTCACCGGTTCCTCGCGCGGCTTCATCCAGCAGGCGGTCCCGGAGGCCTTGGCGCTCGTCGGACTCGACGGCAAACAGAAGCGGATGCCGCACGAGCTCTCCGGCGGTGAGCAGCAGCGCGTCGCGATCGCCCGCGCCCTCGTGAACCGCCCGCAGGTGCTGCTGGCCGACGAGCCGACCGGAAACCTCGACCCGGCCACCTCGGTCGACATCATGCAGCTGCTCGCCCGCATCAACGCCGGCGGCACCACGGTGCTGATGGCCACGCACGAAGCGGGCTTCGTCGACGCGATGCAGCGCCGCGTGATCGAGCTCAGCGACGGCGAGATGGTGCGCGACGAGGTGCACGGCGGTTACGGTGACACCTCGAACATCCCGCGCCTCGTGCCGGAGGAGGTCCGCGGCGCCGCTGCGGCCGCCGCGCTCACGGCCGTGCAGGAGGTGCAGCGGCAGACCGCCGACCTCTCCGTCGTGCGGGCTGCCCTCGCCGAGGAGCTCAGCGCGCAGCGCAAGGCCGCCGCATCCGCCGCGGCATCCGCTCCTGTCTCCGTGCGTCAGCCGGAGAAGCAGGAGTCCGCGCCCGAACCCTCGACCGTGCGGCCGGCCGCGACGGACGAACCGCAGAAGAGCGCGGAAGCCCCTCGCCCGGTCCCCGCACCCGAGGCTCCCCGCGAACCGGCCGAAGACGTACCCGCCTCGGTCGGCCCCCGCACGCACCCGATCGTGCTGCCGCAGGTCGACGTGGCAGAGCTCGGCGTCGCCGATCGACTCGGTCTCTCGGACGACGATGCTGAGGAAGTGGGCCCGACCTCATGA
- the lexA gene encoding transcriptional repressor LexA: MSENSAPEQEAPRTRRRKSLSPKQMAILEVIQTSIAHHGYPPSMREIGDAVGLKSLSSVTHQLGQLELSGYLRRDPGKTRAMEVLIDLPGTSGENPADIATPVGDAALVPLVGRIAAGVPITAEQQVEEIFPLPRQLVGKGDLFMLKVQGESMIDAAICDGDWVVIRSQNSAENGEIVAAMLDDEATVKTFRRRDGHTWLLPRNSAFEPILGDEATVLGKVVAVLRAV; the protein is encoded by the coding sequence ATGAGCGAGAACTCAGCCCCGGAGCAGGAGGCCCCTCGGACGCGCCGTCGGAAGAGCCTGAGCCCGAAGCAGATGGCGATCCTGGAGGTAATCCAGACCTCCATCGCGCATCACGGCTACCCGCCGAGCATGCGCGAGATCGGCGACGCCGTGGGGCTGAAGTCTCTCTCCAGCGTCACCCACCAGCTCGGACAGCTCGAGCTCAGCGGCTACCTGCGCCGTGATCCGGGCAAGACCCGCGCGATGGAGGTGCTGATCGATCTTCCCGGCACCAGCGGCGAGAACCCCGCCGACATCGCCACCCCGGTCGGCGACGCCGCACTCGTGCCGCTCGTCGGTCGCATCGCCGCCGGTGTTCCCATCACGGCCGAGCAGCAGGTCGAGGAGATCTTCCCTCTCCCCCGCCAGCTCGTCGGCAAGGGGGACCTCTTCATGCTCAAGGTCCAGGGCGAGTCGATGATCGACGCGGCCATCTGCGACGGCGACTGGGTCGTCATCCGCTCGCAGAACAGCGCCGAGAACGGCGAGATCGTCGCGGCGATGCTCGACGACGAGGCCACCGTCAAGACCTTCCGCCGGCGGGACGGTCACACCTGGCTGCTGCCGCGCAACTCCGCGTTCGAGCCGATCCTCGGCGACGAGGCCACCGTGCTCGGCAAGGTCGTGGCGGTGCTCCGCGCCGTCTGA
- a CDS encoding LysM peptidoglycan-binding domain-containing protein — translation MSSISFSTAVVIPARPATRSRLRLTARGRSVLLGLAAVPLAVGIAFAAIGGGNAIASGDDVAIASFETVTVLPGDTLWSIATSIAPAADPREVIGEISRLNMLRGGELQIGQELAIPAQFAD, via the coding sequence ATGAGCAGCATCAGCTTCAGCACCGCAGTGGTCATCCCGGCACGCCCGGCGACGCGCTCACGGCTGCGACTGACGGCTCGTGGGCGCTCCGTGCTGCTGGGCCTCGCGGCTGTCCCTCTGGCCGTCGGCATCGCGTTCGCCGCGATCGGTGGCGGCAACGCCATCGCCTCGGGCGACGACGTCGCAATCGCCAGCTTCGAGACGGTCACGGTTCTGCCGGGTGACACGCTGTGGTCGATCGCCACCTCCATCGCTCCCGCCGCCGATCCTCGTGAGGTCATCGGCGAGATCAGCCGCCTCAACATGCTCCGCGGCGGAGAACTGCAGATCGGTCAAGAACTCGCCATCCCCGCGCAGTTCGCCGACTGA
- the smpB gene encoding SsrA-binding protein SmpB yields the protein MPRERGEKVIATNRRARHDYNIEKSYEAGMVLTGTEVKSLRQGRANLSDGYAFVKGNEVFLDSVHIPEYSQGHWTNHAAKRIRKLLLHRAEIDKIAHAVSAGGYTLIPLKLYFADGKAKVEIALAKGKREFDKRQTLRERQDTREADRAMRLRNRVGE from the coding sequence ATGCCCAGGGAACGCGGGGAGAAGGTCATCGCGACCAATCGTCGCGCACGTCACGACTACAACATCGAGAAGTCGTACGAGGCGGGGATGGTGCTCACGGGCACCGAGGTGAAGTCGCTGCGTCAAGGGCGGGCCAACCTCAGCGACGGCTACGCGTTCGTCAAGGGCAACGAGGTCTTCCTCGACTCCGTGCACATCCCGGAGTACTCGCAGGGCCACTGGACGAACCACGCGGCCAAGCGCATCCGCAAGCTGCTGCTGCACCGCGCCGAGATCGACAAGATCGCGCACGCCGTCTCGGCGGGCGGATACACCCTGATCCCGCTCAAGCTCTACTTCGCCGACGGCAAGGCCAAGGTCGAGATCGCACTCGCCAAGGGAAAGCGCGAGTTCGACAAGCGTCAGACCCTGCGCGAGCGGCAGGACACCCGCGAGGCCGACCGGGCGATGCGCCTGCGCAACCGCGTGGGCGAGTAG
- the hisB gene encoding imidazoleglycerol-phosphate dehydratase HisB yields MSTLAQTPRTASRVRSTSESSVELELNLDGTGVARIDTSVPFFDHMLTAFAKHSLTDLTVRASGDTDIDAHHTVEDVSIVLGQAILQALGDKSGISRYGDALVPLDEALAQAVVDISGRPYLVHEGEPAGFEHHLIGGHFTGSLVRHAFEAIAFNAALTVHVRVLGGRDPHHIAEAEFKAFARAFRQAKALDPLVDGIPSTKGAL; encoded by the coding sequence ATGAGCACCCTCGCACAGACCCCGCGTACGGCGAGCCGGGTGCGCAGCACCTCGGAGTCCTCCGTCGAACTCGAACTGAACCTCGACGGTACCGGCGTCGCCCGCATCGACACCTCGGTGCCGTTCTTCGACCACATGCTCACCGCGTTCGCCAAGCACTCCCTCACCGACCTGACGGTCCGGGCGTCGGGCGACACCGACATCGACGCGCACCACACGGTCGAAGACGTGTCGATCGTGCTGGGGCAGGCGATCCTGCAGGCTCTCGGCGACAAGTCCGGCATCTCCCGCTATGGCGACGCGCTCGTGCCGCTCGATGAAGCCCTCGCGCAGGCGGTCGTCGACATCTCCGGTCGCCCGTACCTCGTGCACGAGGGCGAGCCCGCGGGGTTCGAGCACCACCTCATCGGCGGGCACTTCACGGGCTCGCTCGTGCGTCACGCCTTCGAGGCGATCGCGTTCAACGCCGCTCTGACCGTGCACGTGCGCGTTCTCGGCGGACGCGACCCTCACCACATCGCCGAGGCGGAGTTCAAGGCGTTCGCCCGGGCATTCCGGCAGGCGAAGGCTCTCGATCCGCTCGTCGACGGCATCCCCTCCACCAAGGGCGCACTGTGA
- a CDS encoding AAA family ATPase: MSGPHEEATPGSATPAHRDQPELVESVPLFPGAVPPVPPLPATESSPPDASPLSQPPYRRTRAAAREQREQEVVTSPAEAPSTAPTPIAPPTAVPAPAAPTITVPPHVAAPPSPAAPVSSAPASAAPASAAPASSATSDTAPQRIVSTPPPAAAPPAAAPLAAPPLAAPPAAPPSAPPQNAADRNAAVFPATPSAPAPSAPSGPAQSVSAIFAAGAPPVIEPASRREQRVLRDRSSFLQTERPEEPAREGARGALNRLGLRIRPSAEEQSARDDELAVSQHWPGPRTIAVVNGKGGAGKTPTTILLSAVFARYGGAGVLAWDNNQTRGTLGWRTDTGAHDRTLLEMLPEVGRLLGTGAQSADLAHFMHHQPREKYDVLRSKPIKLAHENRLSPADVDAIHAVAAKFYRLIIIDSGNDESDPMWLRMIDHADQLVVATTTRADHAEAGALLIEALEDRDERSARLAQEAVVVVSQADPKATPSEVEHVVSGYRALARDVVSVPFDHEMVDGHLRYGALAKRTQRAWLSAAASVARGF; encoded by the coding sequence ATGTCCGGACCGCACGAAGAAGCCACGCCGGGCTCGGCGACGCCCGCCCACCGCGACCAGCCGGAGCTCGTCGAGTCCGTTCCGCTCTTTCCCGGGGCGGTTCCCCCCGTACCTCCGCTCCCGGCGACGGAGTCCTCGCCTCCGGACGCCTCTCCCCTGTCGCAGCCTCCCTACCGACGGACACGGGCCGCCGCACGTGAGCAGCGCGAGCAGGAAGTCGTGACCTCCCCAGCGGAGGCGCCTTCGACGGCTCCCACCCCCATCGCCCCTCCGACGGCTGTGCCTGCGCCGGCAGCGCCCACGATCACCGTTCCGCCGCACGTCGCTGCACCGCCCAGCCCCGCCGCGCCTGTGTCCTCCGCGCCCGCATCCGCCGCGCCAGCGTCCGCCGCACCCGCGTCGTCCGCAACCTCCGACACGGCGCCCCAGCGCATCGTCTCGACGCCTCCCCCCGCTGCGGCTCCGCCCGCTGCGGCTCCGCTCGCTGCGCCTCCGCTCGCTGCGCCTCCTGCGGCACCGCCGAGCGCGCCACCGCAGAACGCGGCAGACCGGAACGCCGCCGTCTTCCCCGCGACTCCGTCCGCACCGGCCCCCTCCGCCCCATCCGGCCCCGCTCAGTCCGTATCGGCCATCTTCGCGGCCGGCGCTCCTCCCGTGATCGAGCCGGCATCGCGTCGCGAACAGCGGGTGCTCCGCGACCGCAGCTCCTTCCTGCAGACCGAGCGCCCGGAGGAGCCCGCACGTGAGGGCGCCCGTGGCGCGCTCAACCGACTCGGGCTCCGCATCCGTCCATCGGCCGAGGAGCAGTCCGCCCGCGACGATGAGCTCGCGGTGAGCCAGCACTGGCCGGGCCCGCGAACGATCGCGGTCGTCAACGGCAAGGGCGGGGCGGGCAAGACGCCCACGACGATCCTGCTCTCCGCCGTCTTCGCGCGCTACGGCGGGGCCGGCGTGCTCGCCTGGGACAACAACCAGACGCGAGGCACCCTGGGCTGGCGCACCGACACCGGCGCACACGACCGCACCCTGTTGGAGATGCTCCCCGAGGTCGGTCGCCTTCTCGGCACGGGTGCCCAGTCGGCTGACCTGGCCCACTTCATGCATCACCAGCCGCGCGAGAAGTACGACGTGCTGCGCTCGAAGCCGATCAAGCTCGCGCACGAGAATCGGCTGAGCCCGGCGGACGTCGACGCGATCCATGCGGTGGCGGCCAAGTTCTACCGGCTCATCATCATCGACTCCGGCAACGACGAGTCCGACCCGATGTGGTTGCGGATGATCGATCACGCCGACCAACTCGTCGTGGCCACCACGACCCGCGCCGATCACGCGGAAGCGGGTGCTCTGTTGATCGAGGCCCTCGAGGATCGCGATGAGCGGTCGGCTCGACTCGCCCAGGAGGCGGTCGTCGTCGTCTCCCAGGCGGACCCGAAGGCCACGCCCTCCGAGGTCGAGCACGTCGTGAGCGGCTACCGCGCCCTGGCTCGCGACGTCGTCAGCGTGCCGTTCGATCACGAGATGGTCGACGGGCACCTGCGCTACGGCGCTCTCGCGAAGCGCACTCAGCGCGCGTGGCTGTCGGCCGCGGCATCCGTCGCCCGGGGCTTCTGA
- the priA gene encoding bifunctional 1-(5-phosphoribosyl)-5-((5-phosphoribosylamino)methylideneamino)imidazole-4-carboxamide isomerase/phosphoribosylanthranilate isomerase PriA produces the protein MNDFAQSPSLTLLPAVDVAGGKAVRLTQGEAGTETNYGDPLDAAGEWVAQGAKWIHLVDLDAAFGRGSNAPILRKVIKQFKHVNVELSGGIRDDATLEAALESGAARINLGTAALENPEWAADVIGRYGEAIAVGLDVRGTTLAARGWTKEGGDLWEVLDRLEDAGCSRYVVTDVTKDGTLRGPNLELLREVASRTPKPVVASGGISNLDDIAALRELVPLGVEGAIVGKALYAGAFTLAEALDVAGD, from the coding sequence ATGAACGACTTCGCGCAGTCTCCCTCGCTCACGCTTCTTCCCGCGGTCGATGTCGCCGGAGGCAAGGCGGTCCGCCTGACTCAGGGCGAGGCGGGAACCGAGACGAACTACGGCGACCCGCTGGACGCTGCAGGGGAGTGGGTCGCGCAGGGCGCGAAGTGGATCCACCTCGTCGACCTCGACGCGGCGTTCGGACGCGGCAGCAATGCTCCGATCCTCCGCAAGGTCATCAAGCAGTTCAAGCACGTCAACGTGGAGCTCTCGGGCGGCATCCGAGACGACGCGACGCTCGAGGCGGCGCTGGAGAGCGGCGCCGCCCGCATCAACCTCGGTACCGCCGCGCTGGAGAACCCCGAATGGGCAGCCGACGTGATCGGTCGCTACGGCGAGGCGATCGCGGTCGGCCTGGACGTGCGCGGCACCACGCTCGCGGCGCGCGGCTGGACCAAGGAGGGCGGGGACCTCTGGGAGGTCCTCGACCGCCTGGAGGATGCCGGATGCAGCCGCTATGTCGTCACCGACGTGACCAAGGACGGCACCCTCCGCGGCCCGAACCTCGAGCTGCTGCGCGAGGTCGCCTCCCGCACCCCGAAGCCGGTCGTGGCTTCGGGTGGCATCTCGAACCTCGACGACATCGCCGCGCTCCGCGAGCTGGTGCCGCTGGGCGTCGAGGGCGCGATCGTCGGCAAGGCGCTCTACGCCGGAGCGTTCACGCTGGCTGAGGCGCTGGATGTCGCAGGGGACTGA
- the ftsX gene encoding permease-like cell division protein FtsX, translating to MRIGLILTEALGGLRRNISMVISVVLVTFVSLTFVGAAILMQGQIGVMRGYWAERAQVAVYMCSEVSEADTCLDGAASEEQVAAVRAQLEGDALSPLISSMTFDTKEDTYAKLVEQLGEDQASVLTPDQAFEVFFVTMKDPGQSQVLSEAFSGQAGVEQVQDQLQYLEPLFSALTVATYIAVGIAALMLIAATLLIATTIRLSAYARRKEIGIMRLVGASNRFIQTPFVLEGVFAAFLGSALASAAVVAGVHFGVNGYLRGRVPFITTWVTMGDAALVVPVLIGIGVILAALSAGFAIRRWLRT from the coding sequence ATGAGAATCGGCCTGATCCTGACCGAGGCCCTCGGCGGCCTGCGGCGCAACATCTCGATGGTGATCTCCGTCGTGCTCGTGACCTTCGTCTCGCTGACCTTCGTCGGTGCAGCGATCCTAATGCAGGGGCAGATCGGCGTCATGCGCGGGTACTGGGCCGAGCGCGCCCAGGTGGCGGTCTACATGTGCTCGGAGGTGTCCGAGGCCGACACGTGCCTCGACGGCGCGGCCAGCGAGGAGCAGGTCGCGGCGGTGCGTGCGCAGCTCGAGGGCGACGCGCTCTCGCCCCTCATCAGCTCGATGACCTTCGACACGAAGGAAGACACCTACGCCAAGCTGGTGGAGCAGCTCGGTGAGGACCAGGCGAGCGTTCTCACACCCGACCAGGCGTTCGAGGTGTTCTTCGTGACCATGAAGGACCCCGGCCAATCCCAGGTGCTGTCCGAGGCCTTCAGCGGGCAAGCCGGGGTGGAGCAGGTGCAGGACCAGCTCCAATACCTGGAACCGCTGTTCTCCGCGTTGACGGTGGCGACCTACATCGCCGTCGGCATCGCCGCGCTGATGCTGATCGCGGCCACCCTGCTGATCGCCACGACGATCCGATTGTCGGCGTACGCGCGGCGCAAGGAGATCGGCATCATGCGGCTGGTCGGCGCCTCGAACCGGTTCATCCAGACACCCTTCGTGCTGGAGGGCGTCTTCGCCGCGTTCCTGGGATCGGCGCTGGCCAGCGCTGCCGTGGTGGCGGGCGTGCACTTCGGCGTCAACGGGTACCTGCGCGGTCGCGTGCCCTTCATCACCACCTGGGTGACGATGGGGGATGCTGCGCTCGTCGTGCCGGTGCTGATCGGGATCGGCGTGATCCTGGCCGCGCTCTCGGCCGGCTTCGCGATCCGACGCTGGCTGCGCACCTGA